The proteins below come from a single Actinomycetota bacterium genomic window:
- a CDS encoding TetR/AcrR family transcriptional regulator → MAVRGEARQTLLAAARTMFAERGYDRTTTRDIAASAGVDATLITRYFGSKAKLYLAALQLDLASGPPPDLLYPGRIATTLDRVGTAGPGPLLRAATHPQSDETIARIAREVLTARMVEPLAQRFERDGLDQPRLRAEIAVAAFAGITLGRTSGMFPELADMPNAALSEVIEIVLSSVASPWVAPEPTEDAGEPVTAPR, encoded by the coding sequence ATGGCCGTCCGAGGCGAGGCCCGTCAGACCCTGCTGGCCGCCGCGAGGACGATGTTCGCCGAACGCGGCTACGACAGGACGACCACCCGAGACATCGCGGCGTCTGCGGGCGTGGACGCCACCTTGATCACCCGCTACTTCGGGAGCAAGGCCAAGCTGTATCTGGCGGCGCTGCAGTTGGACCTCGCCAGCGGGCCGCCGCCGGACCTGCTGTACCCGGGCCGCATCGCCACGACGCTCGACCGGGTGGGCACGGCGGGGCCTGGACCGCTGCTGCGGGCCGCGACGCATCCGCAGAGCGACGAGACGATCGCCAGGATCGCCCGTGAGGTCCTCACCGCCCGGATGGTGGAGCCGCTCGCGCAACGATTCGAGCGGGACGGGCTCGATCAGCCTCGGCTGCGAGCGGAAATCGCTGTCGCCGCCTTCGCGGGCATCACCTTGGGGCGGACGTCGGGGATGTTTCCGGAGCTGGCGGACATGCCCAATGCCGCGCTGTCCGAGGTGATCGAGATCGTGCTGTCCTCGGTCGCCTCTCCCTGGGTCGCCCCCGAGCCGACCGAGGACGCCGGGGAGCCCGTCACGGCACCACGGTGA
- a CDS encoding alcohol dehydrogenase, with translation MAVQSEDSGCAEAAGDPVALSRKEYSVSSRAAVLEGPRRLQLRRIAIPDELPAGAALVRIEGGGMCGTDVHQYRGLAGAAGQPPPYPMVLGHEPVGVIERLSPDASPGWGVSVGDRVAVEPTASCGVCPRCAAGQRHQCPDRQVYSYLPIDRAPSLWGAYADYLVVLPGTVLHPMPAHVEIADAVFFNPLAAALSWTIDVGGTQRGEDVLVIGPGQRGLASIIALKEAGAGRIIVAGRERDGRKFDIARSLGATDVLEDLDVADAVLDITGGRGVHRAFDFTPAPDALRLAVAATGRGGTVMYVARHGEAGLPADDLLRKELTVKTALGAESAAFAQAVAVLASGRHDLSALHTHRIGLDDVDLAVRILAGEVDGQDAIHVTVVP, from the coding sequence TTGGCCGTCCAGTCCGAGGACTCCGGCTGCGCCGAGGCTGCCGGCGACCCGGTGGCGCTGTCACGAAAGGAGTACTCGGTGAGTTCTCGTGCCGCGGTCCTGGAGGGTCCTCGCCGGCTGCAGCTTCGCCGCATCGCGATACCGGACGAACTCCCCGCCGGCGCCGCCCTCGTCCGCATCGAAGGCGGGGGGATGTGCGGCACCGACGTGCACCAGTACCGAGGGCTGGCCGGCGCCGCCGGTCAGCCGCCGCCGTACCCGATGGTCCTCGGTCACGAACCGGTCGGCGTCATCGAACGGCTCAGCCCCGACGCGTCGCCCGGCTGGGGAGTTTCGGTCGGCGACCGGGTCGCGGTGGAGCCCACCGCATCCTGCGGGGTCTGCCCTCGCTGTGCGGCCGGCCAGCGCCACCAGTGCCCGGACCGGCAGGTGTATTCGTACCTGCCGATCGACCGCGCACCGTCGCTGTGGGGTGCGTACGCCGACTACCTGGTCGTGCTGCCCGGCACGGTGCTGCATCCGATGCCGGCGCACGTCGAGATCGCCGACGCGGTGTTCTTCAATCCGCTCGCCGCGGCGCTGTCGTGGACCATCGACGTCGGCGGGACGCAGCGCGGTGAGGACGTCCTGGTGATCGGTCCGGGCCAGCGTGGCCTGGCCAGCATCATCGCCCTCAAGGAAGCCGGTGCCGGCCGCATCATCGTCGCCGGCCGGGAACGCGACGGCCGGAAGTTCGACATCGCGCGATCCCTGGGCGCGACTGACGTGCTGGAGGACCTCGACGTCGCGGATGCCGTGCTGGACATCACCGGCGGCCGTGGCGTGCATCGTGCCTTCGACTTCACTCCGGCGCCGGACGCGTTGCGGCTGGCGGTGGCCGCGACTGGTCGCGGTGGGACGGTCATGTACGTCGCACGCCACGGCGAGGCCGGTCTGCCGGCAGACGACCTGCTCCGCAAGGAACTCACCGTCAAGACCGCCCTGGGCGCGGAGTCGGCCGCGTTCGCCCAGGCAGTCGCCGTACTCGCGTCCGGCCGGCACGACCTGTCGGCGCTGCACACCCATCGCATCGGCCTGGACGATGTGGACTTGGCCGTGCGGATCCTGGCCGGCGAGGTCGACGGGCAGGACGCCATCCACGTCACCGTGGTGCCGTGA
- a CDS encoding dihydrofolate reductase: protein MKLTISLQITLDGVAQANGGNNEAMDPGFTRGGWGRSLNDDGAVQYILDTWRRPDAFLLGRKTYGLFETYWGARSDDGGFGEAISSKPKYLVSATVRTPTWNDTAVISGDIEARVRELKAQSGGELLVVGSASLARWLLQRELVDELNLVQFPVIVGEGERLFPKSGLDFALDLTDSRVFGTGIVALTYGVGGRPRYA from the coding sequence ATGAAGCTCACGATCAGCCTGCAGATCACTCTGGACGGTGTGGCGCAGGCGAACGGCGGAAACAACGAGGCGATGGACCCGGGTTTCACCCGCGGCGGTTGGGGCCGCTCGCTCAACGACGACGGCGCGGTGCAGTACATCCTCGACACGTGGCGGCGGCCCGACGCATTCCTGCTCGGGCGGAAAACGTACGGCTTGTTCGAGACGTACTGGGGAGCCCGCAGCGACGACGGCGGTTTCGGGGAGGCGATCAGCTCGAAGCCGAAGTACCTGGTCTCCGCCACGGTGAGGACGCCCACGTGGAATGACACTGCGGTCATCTCCGGCGACATCGAAGCGCGCGTCCGGGAGCTGAAGGCGCAATCCGGCGGTGAGCTGCTCGTGGTGGGCAGCGCTTCGCTCGCGCGGTGGCTGCTTCAACGCGAGCTGGTCGACGAGCTCAACCTCGTCCAGTTCCCGGTGATCGTCGGCGAAGGAGAACGGCTGTTCCCCAAGAGCGGCCTGGACTTCGCACTCGACCTGACCGACTCGCGCGTGTTCGGCACCGGGATCGTCGCGCTCACGTACGGCGTGGGCGGCCGTCCTCGGTACGCCTGA